The stretch of DNA GTCATCAAGTTCAGGTTTTTTCGGCAGGCTTCACGAGGACCGACATATACGTCCACCTGTCTCgtcggagacaggcgcgcgaaCGCGGGGAAGCTGAGtcgggcgtcgccttcttttccGACGAAAAAGGCGTATGGTGTTCCGCTCAAATCGGGTTGTCCTCGGATTCTTCGACAGGCAGGGCAAGTGTAGGATGCCTCTTCGCCCCGCGCGGAACCTGGGCGTGTGTGATTGACTGTCTCTTCTTGCGCGGCGACCCACTGCGTCtggtgtctctctgcgtgtcttctcGGCAGTCGGCGCGCGAGTCGAGAAGATGGATAAACTGAACCTACTCTCTCTGCATGTGCCGCCGATGTACGGCGAGCAAGACTTCCCCGAGGCCGAGTCGCTCCCCAGTCGCTACGTGCCGCTTTCGTGCTTGCCTGTGTCGTGCTGGTCCGCGACCAAgggctccggcgcctcctcgcagacgctggaggagggcgaccCCACGGCACCGTGGTCAGTGTCTGCGGACACCGTCTCACCTCCGCTGAAGGAGGTTTCGCTGGACGATAGTCAgacctcttcgtcttctcccgtTCTGGTTTCTTCTCAAGTCTTTTCAGCCCCCTCAGAAGcttcgcagccgcagtcTGCTCTTCTCGACGCAGCCTTCGGCGAGTCGCTGCACAAGATGATGGTCGCCGTCTCCACTGGGCCGGGGGACGACCTCGCGGCGAATTACTCTGCTTCatctccgctctcctctttctgcggCATGGCTCCCGTCGTGTCCTCCGTTGCCCACTCTGACGCCAAGGTCGCCGAGGGCCCGGTGGATGCAGACGGCCTtttgcatgcagaggcgggcGTGTCTGCGGACGCGTGTGTCTCCGGAGGAGCTTTGGAGagctcggcgctcgcggggttttcggaggcggcgaagacgccccTCCCCGACTCGGCTCTCCTGTTTTCTGCGACTCAGACCACAGGCGCGAGCGCACGCGAAGTAGGCAGGGCGTCCGCGAGTGGAGCACAGACGGTTCACCACATGGATGGGACGGTCACCCCCACAACACGCTTTTCCACAGagcaagaggaagaagccagcggggcggcggctcctgcggcaCTGGCGCTCTCGAGTGCTGGGGCGGCCTCGaccgtctgcgcctcccccccgtcggtctcctcgcttctcgccgcctgcctcccgccgcccgccggagCGGCTCGCAACCCGACGCTGTTGTCCTCGCTGTCCCCGCCGGCCCCACCGGCAGATCCGCTCCTGtcctctctgctcgctggcggcgacggcttTCTGGCGGAAGATGCAGTTGgggagctcgcgcgccgccgcgccgacgctgcCCTCGTCTCAGACCCCGTCGCGGGCCGCGCGCTGACCTCGCTtgcgctgctgcgaggcGTCGAGGACTCTCTGAGCCCTGTGGCctcgacgcagcgcgagctgcagcggctcctgGAGCTCCAACACGAGcaacagagacagcggagatTCCTGGGCAGCGTCGTCAAGggtgaagaagagggcgacagTGACATCGCGAACAAGGCTttcctcggcgccctcgaggtCATGAtgcggcgcgaagaaggcgaagctgcCAAGGCAGTGCTCGCCCACAAAGCTACACCACACGTCGGCGCAGCCCGAAACGCAACGGCGACTCTCGCGCGAGATCACGTGGCGGCGCCCCCTGCAGGCCCGACGGCCGGCGCCAACACACGCAGCGGTGCCGGACGAAACTCAGCGCCAGGCGCAAGCAACGGAGACTACCCCGAGGAAGATCTTGTGTTGGTTGCGTCTCTGCGAGAGCTGTTGGAGACTCTGCCCAGAAagaaggagggagacgcgcgcatgcTGCTCTCTGGAGAAAAGCCCTTCGTGCGGCCGTGTAAGTGTGGACGCAAGAAAGTCTGGGCACCTCGACGTCTCCTGCCGCGCCACAGAAACTAGAGAAAGGCCCGGTCCTCAGTGacggctcgcgctgctgcctctcaaCGGGGTGGGGAAGAGGGGGGTAGCCGCGCAGAGTGCAGCCAGTTGAGTTTGGCGTTTTTTTGTCTTTGTGTGCAGATGCGCGTCAAATTGTTGAGACGTGGAAGATCCACCTGGGCGAGACCGGGCGAACGACGCTGAAGAAGGAAATCAGCGAGCGGACGCAGGCCGACGCGACGCTCAAGCGCCGCGTACTGTGCATCGCCAAGTTGAAGATGGCGACGCTGGAGGAGCTCGTTCAGATTGCGGAGATCACCGGTCTCCTTGAGCGGACTCTGCAGATTGCAAACAAATACGAGGCAGAGCGTCAAGCAGCTCCGGTCAGCCGCCAGAACATGTCGCGCCGCGGTGTGTCCGCAgtgtctgcgcgcggcggcggggggccaGTGACTTCTCCAGCGGTTCGTCCCGCGGCTGTGCAGAACTTCTTGGGCGTCTCGGCGAGTCAACGCGACTCGTCCTCTGTCGCCGCCAgtcctgcgtctctcgcctcaCCGTCTCTTCTGttcgccgcggacgcgtcgcTTCTTTCGGCGGcctgctctctctctgctggcgcgtcggcgtcgtgcTTCTCCACAGGACCAAgttcgcgtcgctcgccgtcgcccgcccctgcggccgcggccggaagcgaggctgcgtcgccggagcaggcggcggaagaaggtAAAGGCCTCACGCACCTCCTCCACTCGGCGTCGGGCTCTCTCGCGGAGTCTGCCGCCGTGTCGGGTagcggcgctctgcgctgGTCTAAGGAGCAAGGCCTGCTTCTTGGGGCGGCTGCCCTGTCCTCGGCGAACCAGCAcctgaaggccgcggcggcgggagacagcagcagcggcttgCCGGCCTCTCCGGCCCTCTTCGACTTGGGCGAGTCCGAGCTGTctgccgcggacgcagcggccgccgggctcctctctctcatcacacagcagcaggcgcggtcGCAAGGCGCGactggcgagggcgacggcgtggaGACGGCAGCTCCGGTTGTTGGACCAACGGCAACAGAGGGGCTCTTGCTCGCCGCGTTCGGTggcgacgaagccgcagccgcggtcgtcgcggctctcgcgtcgggcagcgcggcgacgcctcagcTCCGTCAGAACAAAGTCGACGACGCGATGGCGGGTGCATCGAAGCGCTTACAGAACCGGAGACGTACTcgaaagcgaagaggcaACAACACAGTGAACGCCGCCGGCACTGCGACCCCGGATTGTCAAGGAGCGGAGGCGGTTTCCGCgggcggggagggcgcgACCGGCTTGTGCGCGAAGCAGGTCTTACTTGGAAACGAGGAtggggccgccgcagactcgggagaagaaagcgcgcTCAACAGCAGAGCGGGCTGTCTGACGACTGTCGGCGACGAGTTGATGTCCGGCGGGGATGACGATatgggcgaggcgagcgagcgagggcTGAACACCGGCTCTTTGCTGGCGTCTCAGCTGGCTGGagcggagagcgacggagtcggaaaggagacaggagacagcaggcCGTTTGGCTCCGTGAACTCGCCCCTCCTCACCCTCCTCGAACAGTCCGTGGGGGCAACGATCCAGGCCAGTCGGGGGGGAGTAGCTGACGACATGGAGGAAGGGCCTGATGTCGAGAAGATGAAGGACGTCGAGGCGAAATCCGACATGTTGGTGTCGGCTGTCACCGACGGCACCTCTTCACCCGacgtcttcgcggcgcgtgcaAAGACCGCGAAGATGGCTGAGTCTACTTCCGAGGGaaaggacggcgacgcgtgcgTGCCTCCCTCCAAGATTCGGCTTGTCGGGGAGCACAGACTAGTGCCGCTTGCGGTGGATGGCGGCGCTGGTCCTAGCTCGTCAGAGCCCGTGTCTGCACAGTCTTCATCGGGACAACGCAGTGACGAAACCGGTGTGCGAGGCAGTCAAAGTGTGGAGGGTGTGGCGAACGAGGGCTTGGCTGGTCTCCTGGTCTCAGACGCGACGAgggacagcgacgcggacaGTCGGAGCACGACTAGCGGCCGCAGCGTGAGCCTAGGCAGCAGCTGTAttggcggcgcgccggtcgctgcgcctccgcagacttcgcaggcggcggcagcggacgcgcaaGAGGACGTGCAGGCGTGTTCACTGCGTCTCAGTGCTGCACTcaaagaggaagcagaacaTGGTGGCGCGTGTGGGCTCCACGAAGCTGTCGCAACTGCCCTTCGGTGCGCAGCCAGTTCCGCTGAttcggcgagcgcaggcATGCCGAGCGATGCCTTCGCGGAGGCGTGCGCaaaggaggcgcagagcctTCTCGACAGAGCCGTACGGGCAAACCTCGCGCTCGGGCTAACGTAAGTGCTGCACTCGCGCTTTCGGGATTTTTAGTTCTTGCATCGCTCTACTGCGCGCTTGCTTGAGTGGAATGCGAATATTTGTATAGGGCTTGCCGCCAGAGTGTTTCCTAAtgaagctgcagctgcatgtgGATTGAGATCCGTGTGGTCTCCCGCGGTGTCTCGCACACGCGGCTCTGTCTGTGTCGTTCCGGTCGCCGGGAGATGTTCATTGGAACAGTGCAtgcttcttttttcttcagaTCTAGCCcaaacgcagacgaggacgtGAGCCAGGGAGGCGCTCGGGGCTTCAGCCGGAAACGCAGCCGCCAAGATGACGCACTGGAACTCCATCCCACGCTCCAGGTGCTCAGTACAGTTTGCGTCATGTATCTCAAGGAGGTGAGTCCTCGAACTCGTCTTTTTAGTCAATGTGCACACTCTGCCGCGTCAGAGTATGCGATTGGAGTGGCAATCCCAAGAATGCGAGAGCCGCAGATGGAGTCTTTGTCTGTGTCTCAAGTTCCCGTTGGTCTCTTATTAATAACTCCTTGAGCGAGTTGTGTCCGTATTATGAGTCGACTTGCACACCTCTCTTCAGTCTCGGGGCGCAGTGTGGACTGGCTTTTTCGGTGTTCATTGTTTGCCTGCAGAAGGTGCTGAGCGGAAGCACGGAAGCCGGGTCCAGGTGAAAGTGCAGTCGTGACGGTGATCTGCCGTCCTTCACCGGactcgctgctgccgagagaggagacaacgAACGAGTGCGTTCCTCCTTGTTCTCCCGAACTCACTCACGCGAGGCACACACGAAATggccgctgcgcatgcactgCTGCACGCCTGAGTCTGTTCGCGCCCGGCGGCAGGTGGGGTCTGTTGATCTTTCTCGAGGGAATTGTTGCTTCGATGTGAGACGGCTTTGAGAGGGAGTGATCAGGTCTTTGTGGTGGGGGCTCGTGTACATGCTTGCATGCGAATACCGATTTTCTGCGCGGGTCATCAGCGTCGGTCCTTCATACTCTATTTCGGCAGTCGATGGTGCATGCCTTCACACCGAGCAGGACGGCGTGCACGTGTGTATACGAAAATGTATACAGACATCGACACAACTGTGTGTATGTGGGAGTGCGCCGGCTCGAGTCTTTTATCTGTAGAATCCTGCCCTGTCGGCGAGCGAGTGGTCGGTTCAGCGTGTGCTCGTGAGGCGGAGCGGCTGTGTGGTATCGCATTTGTCCGCGATCTGGTGGGGGTCTGCATTCTTTGCCTTTTTTCAGCATTTTTGACGCTCCTCGCGCGTTCAGGTTAGGGTGGGACATGTGTCTTGCAATTGAGCGTGTTCGAGCTCACAACTACTTTTGAGCGATAAGACCGCATATAGTATGCGTAGTATGCGTGCGGCTGCGGGAAACACGGGAACATTGCTTTCTCTTTCGACTGCCAGATTTTCCCTCCGTATTCGATTTTCAGTACAGATCATAGGGCAGTACCTGCGTCTGAACTGCGATGCCGCACGCGAGCTCCTGCGCCATTCGCTGTGTATGATCAGAAAGGGAGCTTCTCGACGTctagatatatgtatgtaaacatgtacatatgtgtatatccTGGTACGCGCTGCCAAGTGTATCAGGCAACGGAATGCATTTTTtaaagggagagagacagttTGGCGGTATGTACTCTCCCGCGTCTTCAAAGTTTCATTTTCGTGTTGCTGAGCTCGGCACCGGACTGCAGAAAGCAGGCAGTCGGAGCACCTCAAGTCGTGTCGGTTTCTGTACGTACACATCTGCGTGTGAAATGCGGGAGGGAAATTGACTCCTCGTGTCTCCGGTTAAATGAAATAAGTGCATCTTGTCGCTATCTTTCGATCCGTCTTTGTCACGAAATTGTTCAAGAACTCGGACTTGCTGCGCTACAAAAGCTATTGTCTTTCATGCGCCTAGGGTGGCTGCGGTGTCCTGTCATGCGGGCCCTTCGTCGTTGCTTTTGAAATAAATTTCGGTATGTTGATGTGGTGCACGCAGTCGCAATCACATCCAGCGGAGAGGAATATAGGAGCCCACATCCGGAAAGACACTTGAACAGCTCGATAGACATAGTGACCCTCTGAATACTTGTAAGTAGAGCCACTATTCCAGCGGAAGCGATGACTGTTGCACGCGTGCGGTGGAACTCACGACTCACAAAGGAGAGAGGAATGCGGCTGCATCCAGTCGAAGTTCGATGTCCGTTTTTAGCACAATAGGGGGGGATCCCGTTGTATCGGCGGATGCTCTCTGGTGTGAGACCCTCCTTTTTCTAAGCAGTCCGTTAGGCTGAAGATAGTAGTGGTCAACCCGCTTGTTATGCCAGTGCTGAGGCCATGAGCATCTCTCGGGTCTCGCTCGAGAGTCAAGTAGAGatgcgcgttcgcctcgcacCAGCGGCTTCCGTGGAACTTTGTGGAGCACCGGAGGGGCAGAGGTGCTTTTCAGGCGGCGAGTGAAATGGGGCACGGGTGAACGCATTCTTGTCGATGTGCACGTCTCTGATTTCTGAGTACGATGGATTTCGACGTGTTTTAAGTCGCCGTACTCGTTTTGAGTGAACAGGGCGCATTGGATACTCCCTCTCACTCATTGCACCGTTCATCTTACAGAAAGCCTTCTTGCATCATGTCCACTCCCCAAGTAACAGGGTCCGCTGTTTGTGATTCATGCCTCGTGAAGGAAAACCCGAGGCAGGGCTGTCGGAAACGGGCTCCCAAACCGGCTCCTTCCGTTCGGGGCCAATAAGTTTGATGCTATGAAGAGAAGTTGACATGGTTCAAGGATTTTCGCAGTCATGGGGAGACCGTGCCCACAATAGACAGGGTCCACCGTTTTCTGAATATTTCACCAACCGCAGTGGAACAGTTGGATCACTTTGACACTTGCACTCCATAGTCACTTGGCTCGCGATGACGCACTAAGAAAGTGCTtggtgcatgcatgtgtctCCACGGAATTTCCAAAGCAGTCAACAGTCGCTTTTGTGGTAAGTCTACATCGGTTACTTTTTTCCGCTCGTGCAAACTATACTCTGTTCTTCCCCTGTCAGCTTCGTTGTCGTTTCCCTTGCATCCCAGTCTTCCCTGAGACACTGCTGGAGGGCCATGGATATCTCTAAAAAAAGGCAGCAGGTTCTGGGGAGCCTTTGGGGCGCTAGGGGGCCTGACCAACAAGCCCTCCAGTTGACCCCGTATATGGCGGAAGAGCTGGTTCAGCGTTTAACATTTGTCGAGCTGCAAGATATCTGCTCCCCACAGTAAGTGAAAAACCGCCCTAAATACAACTTTCGCAGCATCTCGGGGTATGCCGCCGTAAGCACGTCTCCCACTCAGTGGCTTCGAATGTTCGCCGAAATCCTCGTTTGCACTGACGGCCTAGTCTGCACGCTGACGCTACTTCAAGCGCAATAGAGGCGAGTCTGCCGCGTGACCCAAATCTCCAGTGCCTCCAGTGTTCCTTTTTCAAGAAATCTCAAGTGCAGCTCACTTCACTCGCTTAGAAAGGCGCCCAAATACGCGTGTGGGCTGGTGCCTTTTGCTTAGCTCAGCTGAGGTGTCGTTCGGCTTCCGTTGTGTTCTATGGAGTGCTCATGTATCTCCACGCAAGCCCCGCCCTCTAGATCCCACGTCGTACACACCAGCGAGGTGCTCTGCATTTTCTCGAACTAATGTGCGACCAGAATCGCTCAAAATTCATGTTGGGGGGGTGCATTCGCTCGGGTTAAAAAAAAGCAGCCACCACCACTCCTGAAAACAAGACAAGAGTGCATTTCCGCATGGAGGCGTACGCCTGGTGTAGTCCCGCAACGCAGGGCAGGACTGCTGAGCACGCCAAAGACCGGAGACCGCGGGCTAGAGAAAGACAAATATTTTAGTGGCCCCACCTCCGCGACTGTCAGCGGCAGCGTCGAAACATAGTTTTGGTGCCAAATACGTGCAGTGGCCAGAAGCGCTGCAGATAGTACAAGCATGCTATTCTTTTAGTCCCTCcgtcgcttctgctgcgTGAGACTTACGGGTACCACTAAGGTTCTGCCTCACGCTTCTCTCATTCAAGTGTACACGACTCCCATGGAGCTGTTAACCAAGACATGCACAGATGAAGGCAACTCTGTCGTCGGGTGACGCCTCTAGGAAATGCCTTGTTTGCGCATGTCGAACTAAACTCCGCACCGTTTTCGTCGGCAGCTGGTATGCGTCCGCGAAAGGAATGGTCGGTAAACGCATACACGTTTGCAATGCATCGCACAGCTGATTCAGACTTGGGAACGCCGCTTTCAACCCGGCTAGCAAGGGTTCAGGCGCCTCATAATGTGCAGCCTTGCACCCTGTTCAGATGGTACGCTCACCACGAAGTTATCGAGCAGATCAACTTGTACGCTCACAAgcaagcggctgcggcgacggacGAGTTTGTCATGGACATGATTGTTAATGCCGACAAAGTAAGCCGCGTACGGACTCGCCCGCTAGTCACTTCCCTGACTGAAAACGCGCTCTCAAAGCGTCACCGCAAGGACGCACGACTCTCTCTCATTATTCCAGCATGCAGCAAGCGCGTTCGGGTGACGGCGAGTTGTGAGGAGGTCGATCGTGAAGCAAGTGTCCTCCTTGAATGTGTGAAATGCGCGAGGTTCGAGCGCGAGAGTCTGGAGCGCCTGTGCCGAAGACAGTGTCGCAGTCGTTTGGAAGCAAATCAGCGgcacgcgaggaggagcggacACCGCTTCCGTTGAGAATGCCACTGAACACAACAATCGTAGCAAAAAACTCAAAGAATAGCGCGGTGAAACTATGCAGGTTTATAGACGTGTTGCACTCAGGTACAGCGTCAATCTTTTTCGAAAGATGCTCAAGCTGGTCCCGCTTCTGgttcgcgtctgcctgcAGGTATCAATCCTGATAGAAGAGCTCATCAGTCTCGAACTTTGGGGAGAAAAGGTCTTTCCCTTGTTAAAGTCGCACATGACAACGCTGCCGTCTATCAGGAGCTATATTCCGGTAACGCGACCCTCAGAAAACTCACTCAGTCTTGCTCCAGTAACCCTACAAGAAGGGAGACGCCTAACTTCCCAAAAGTGCCGAAAAGCCAGCGGAGTGTGCATAGGCCCCGGTATCCCCCCTGACGCCACACTTTCTCCATCTGCTGTTCAGCAGAAATGGTGGCCTTGGCCTCGTGGCCATGCGTTCTTCTGTAGGCGTAgcgcacgcggacgcgctaGATGCTGCCTTCGTCGTTGCTTCTGCCTCCTGCGAGCATTGTATTCGCATGCCCAGAAACCGCATGCCCTGCATTCAGTTGCGGGTTCTCCGCTGTTTACTGTATTCGACCTACATTTAGATCGGAGAGAACGGATAGCTTTGCGTTGtctcgccggccgccgcctgtcgTTGCAAGCTGCCGCTTAGATCGAACTGTGTAGATCGGCCAAGGTAATCCGATAGCCGCGTTGCCACGTCTAGGGTAGCTCAGAGTCACATTTCATGTCAcagagcagcagaagcagcctACGTCTGGACTGCTGGTCTACAGATTTACCATGAAGCCCTCCTCATCAACCTGCTCGAGGTCTTGCTCTACCACAAGACTGCTGCTCAAGCAGCTGGGGACTACATTGTTGATCTTGTTGATTACATCAACAGAAAAGTTATTTACCTGCTAAGCCGGTCAGCCAAAGTCGCGAGCGCATCTAGATCAATCTAGCACTTTTATCGCCTCGGTGTACTCATTTTTATGCGTTTTCTCTACACGCGTGTGACTTCACATGGTCTAGTATCCATACGCCTGTACTTGCACACGGTTATGGAGCAGCTCCAGGGTCTCTCCAGCCATTGGTTAGAGCAGTCACTGCGAACTCTCCGAGCAGCTACAGAGAGGCATTCATGTACGCCTAGTTTCTGCGCACAATTGATACGCAATCTATGCCTATGCCCTCGGCTTACAAATCCTGCCAGACGCCTACATGCAGGGCTCAGCTGCGGAAGCGTCACTAGTTCGTGCTCCGCAATAGGGTGGAGAcacagcgaagagaatcgGACGGACCTTCCGGAGTCTATTCTTCCCACAACATCGGGGTACGCTTTTCCCTCAGGGATGCATCGCAGCTGCACAGCCCGTCGCTTAGCCTGGAGAGCGGCGCACAGGGGGCCTTGCCttcagacgaagaagagcttGAACGCCAGCAGCTAGACTGCAGATACAAAATCTGCATGACATGCCTTTCCATTCTGCGATTCATCACTGACCACCGCGAAGGGCTTCCCGTCACAGTGACGACGCGTCTGCTAGATCAGCACGGTAAGGAGGTTACCGcatggcggcgtcgcctcgagcGCCCGATCCCTTCGCTGCCTGTGCGCCCGTACATCTACAGAGAGTggagcgaggcagagcgtAAACAAAGAGACGTCTTCACAGCCGCTATCGAACAAGATGTGCACAGGAGAAGCGGCTAGACTCTCAAAAATATGAGGCTGCAATTGCCGCTCCGCCTTGGCTGGTCACGGTTATTCAGTGTGGCTCGGCGCTGGAGGTTCTCCACTCCAGGAGTGTTTTTGTTCAGCGCCGTAGTCCTCGCATCAGCGCGCACCTCAAGTTCGGTTTCCAAACTCTGTGCCGCCCGCGGGTGCCGACCGTGGGGTTTCTGTTTCCCTATACACGCGTAGGCAACGAAAGGGGCTAAGCGAAACATATTTGCTCCTATAAACGAGCCCTGAAATCGCTGGTGCGTACGCAGATATGCTCCTTTCCCTCGTGACGCTGATGGAGCGGAAACCGTGGTACCGGACACGCCGtagcggagagacagagttCTTCGAAGACCAACAGTacgtttcttctcttctccttgcAAGCGCGCATGCCAACTACGAATGACTCTGCAGATACTATTAGAGACTCCACACCGCACCTACGAACTCTATACTATGTCGGCCTGAGGAGTCGCGGCAGCGTCGACCCCGCCTTTCCCGGCATTCTGATCTTCCGTGCTTTGCTCTCTCGTGTGCACATCATCGCACCCAAACACAGTAAATTACTAGCCTTCCGGTTTCCacctcttttttctctccgccTAAATGCATGGCTGTGTGTTCACGCTATCGCTGGGAGCCTGTTCACGGGTG from Besnoitia besnoiti strain Bb-Ger1 chromosome V, whole genome shotgun sequence encodes:
- a CDS encoding hypothetical protein (encoded by transcript BESB_058710), with product MIFSSEINEESPPPPPPPLALEILKGQVGARVEKMDKLNLLSLHVPPMYGEQDFPEAESLPSRYVPLSCLPVSCWSATKGSGASSQTLEEGDPTAPWSVSADTVSPPLKEVSLDDSQTSSSSPVLVSSQVFSAPSEASQPQSALLDAAFGESLHKMMVAVSTGPGDDLAANYSASSPLSSFCGMAPVVSSVAHSDAKVAEGPVDADGLLHAEAGVSADACVSGGALESSALAGFSEAAKTPLPDSALLFSATQTTGASAREVGRASASGAQTVHHMDGTVTPTTRFSTEQEEEASGAAAPAALALSSAGAASTVCASPPSVSSLLAACLPPPAGAARNPTLLSSLSPPAPPADPLLSSLLAGGDGFLAEDAVGELARRRADAALVSDPVAGRALTSLALLRGVEDSLSPVASTQRELQRLLELQHEQQRQRRFLGSVVKGEEEGDSDIANKAFLGALEVMMRREEGEAAKAVLAHKATPHVGAARNATATLARDHVAAPPAGPTAGANTRSGAGRNSAPGASNGDYPEEDLVLVASLRELLETLPRKKEGDARMLLSGEKPFVRPYARQIVETWKIHLGETGRTTLKKEISERTQADATLKRRVLCIAKLKMATLEELVQIAEITGLLERTLQIANKYEAERQAAPVSRQNMSRRGVSAVSARGGGGPVTSPAVRPAAVQNFLGVSASQRDSSSVAASPASLASPSLLFAADASLLSAACSLSAGASASCFSTGPSSRRSPSPAPAAAAGSEAASPEQAAEEGKGLTHLLHSASGSLAESAAVSGSGALRWSKEQGLLLGAAALSSANQHLKAAAAGDSSSGLPASPALFDLGESELSAADAAAAGLLSLITQQQARSQGATGEGDGVETAAPVVGPTATEGLLLAAFGGDEAAAAVVAALASGSAATPQLRQNKVDDAMAGASKRLQNRRRTRKRRGNNTVNAAGTATPDCQGAEAVSAGGEGATGLCAKQVLLGNEDGAAADSGEESALNSRAGCLTTVGDELMSGGDDDMGEASERGLNTGSLLASQLAGAESDGVGKETGDSRPFGSVNSPLLTLLEQSVGATIQASRGGVADDMEEGPDVEKMKDVEAKSDMLVSAVTDGTSSPDVFAARAKTAKMAESTSEGKDGDACVPPSKIRLVGEHRLVPLAVDGGAGPSSSEPVSAQSSSGQRSDETGVRGSQSVEGVANEGLAGLLVSDATRDSDADSRSTTSGRSVSLGSSCIGGAPVAAPPQTSQAAAADAQEDVQACSLRLSAALKEEAEHGGACGLHEAVATALRCAASSADSASAGMPSDAFAEACAKEAQSLLDRAVRANLALGLTSSPNADEDVSQGGARGFSRKRSRQDDALELHPTLQVLSTVCVMYLKEKVLSGSTEAGSSIFDAPRAFSFVVVSLASQSSLRHCWRAMDISKKRQQVLGSLWGARGPDQQALQLTPYMAEELVQRLTFVELQDICSPQWYAHHEVIEQINLYAHKQAAAATDEFVMDMIVNADKIYHEALLINLLEVLLYHKTAAQAAGDYIVDLVDYINRKVIYLLSRDASQLHSPSLSLESGAQGALPSDEEELERQQLDCRYKICMTCLSILRFITDHREGLPVTVTTRLLDQHDMLLSLVTLMERKPWYRTRRSGETEFFEDQQWILQRSDEASMPKVQAQVWLVIYNLVMDQECRNRQGKDKHLPVPRGYEMTTYRRDTLLRLRRHLNETVHDQIPPLADLHRALEQLAIAGQRPEEKRSVPPILVELVSADVREKLLHAYEGKWEELAAKQKRELSEAKPEDLNRICSLMMSMPLETLTTSKRCRACGRHADQRCAKCKAEWYCSRECQIGDWRSHKDFCSAASRTTDCRS